The following coding sequences lie in one Capnocytophaga stomatis genomic window:
- a CDS encoding TonB-dependent receptor: MKNYLLVFLLFLGAKVFAQNGTLKGNISSDGNPLELISVVLENKTHKKWVISDKKGNFELSVPEGNYNLKVSSLGFVTVTEKITVKSGEVIERNFELKEDVLGIDEVVVTATKTALNRKEAPVLVSVTGQKDLVNVRATTLMEGLVFQPGLRTEVNCQNCGFSQVRINGLGGAYSQILIDSRPIFGSLNGVYGLEQIPASMIDRIEVIRGGGSALFGANAIAGTINVITKNPTKNEAQAGVSAALIGGKSEDIVSSFNGSIVNENLTRGISFYGMNRIRESYDANGDDLSELTKLRNINAGAKFFNEFDSRKKLEGELNVSNENRRGGNKFDLPEHLADIAESIRTDMVGGNINYDYLSPSYNHKFSVFASGQRTKANNYYGAFDTENNTYDVEALNYGVTRESIWVIGGQHTAQIYAGEGSIQWTSGTEYKFDDISETRRNPDILAVNQDQKIFGLYTQADWKILPNFKVLAGLRLDNISSNLLKKSVTALNPRASLLYNITDEVIARASYARGFRAPLFYSEDVHSELITGEVRRVQLASDLKKETSDSFTASLEYNHSHEDHQIVAMIEGFYTALHNPFVYTSIGREKDLDIKEKQNGDKATVKGVNLEFKYSPNPKFAFQLGATFQSSKYDKKQVVAEDEHGNVIAETDKLLRSPNAYGNLTTTYKPQDEWTINLTTVFTGSMETLHEGRNELLTTPNMFDFGLNTSYEFRFDNFFTMEVSAGIKNLFNDYQKDFDKGIDRDPTYIYGPSLPRTLFAGLKIRI, from the coding sequence ATGAAAAATTATTTATTAGTATTTCTACTATTTTTGGGGGCAAAAGTCTTTGCTCAAAACGGAACTTTGAAAGGAAATATCTCTTCGGATGGGAATCCCTTGGAGCTAATTTCCGTAGTTTTGGAGAACAAAACGCATAAAAAATGGGTAATTTCTGACAAAAAAGGAAACTTTGAGTTAAGCGTTCCTGAAGGGAATTATAATTTGAAAGTTTCTTCATTAGGATTTGTAACTGTTACAGAGAAAATTACGGTTAAATCTGGTGAAGTTATCGAAAGAAATTTTGAACTAAAAGAAGACGTTTTAGGGATAGATGAAGTGGTGGTAACAGCTACTAAAACAGCGTTGAACAGAAAAGAAGCACCCGTTTTGGTAAGTGTTACAGGACAGAAAGATTTGGTAAATGTAAGAGCAACAACTCTTATGGAAGGCTTGGTTTTTCAGCCTGGTTTGAGAACAGAGGTGAATTGCCAAAACTGTGGATTTTCACAAGTGAGAATCAATGGTTTAGGAGGTGCGTATTCTCAAATTTTGATTGATAGCCGTCCTATTTTTGGTTCACTTAATGGTGTTTACGGACTGGAGCAAATACCGGCAAGTATGATTGACCGAATTGAGGTTATTCGTGGAGGTGGTTCGGCTTTGTTCGGAGCAAATGCCATTGCAGGAACTATTAACGTGATTACTAAAAATCCAACCAAAAATGAGGCTCAAGCAGGCGTTTCGGCGGCTTTAATAGGCGGAAAATCCGAAGATATCGTTTCATCATTTAACGGTTCAATTGTAAATGAGAATCTTACAAGAGGTATTTCTTTCTATGGGATGAATCGTATTCGTGAATCATACGATGCCAATGGTGATGACCTTTCAGAACTTACAAAATTGAGAAACATCAATGCCGGAGCAAAATTCTTTAATGAATTTGATTCTCGTAAAAAATTAGAAGGAGAACTTAACGTAAGTAATGAAAATCGTAGAGGAGGAAATAAATTTGACCTTCCTGAGCACTTGGCAGATATTGCAGAATCTATCCGCACGGATATGGTAGGAGGAAATATCAATTATGATTATTTGTCGCCTTCTTACAATCATAAATTTTCAGTGTTTGCAAGTGGGCAACGCACTAAAGCTAACAACTACTACGGAGCTTTTGATACTGAGAACAATACCTACGATGTTGAAGCATTGAATTACGGTGTTACTCGTGAAAGTATTTGGGTAATTGGAGGGCAACACACAGCTCAAATTTATGCCGGAGAAGGAAGCATCCAATGGACATCAGGAACAGAGTACAAATTTGATGATATCTCAGAAACCAGACGTAATCCGGATATTCTTGCGGTAAATCAAGACCAAAAAATCTTCGGGTTATATACGCAAGCCGATTGGAAAATTCTTCCGAATTTCAAAGTTTTAGCAGGTTTACGTTTGGATAACATCAGTTCCAACTTGCTGAAAAAATCAGTTACGGCACTCAACCCAAGAGCGAGTTTGTTGTATAACATAACTGATGAAGTAATTGCCAGAGCTTCATATGCTCGTGGATTCAGAGCTCCGCTATTTTATTCCGAAGATGTTCATTCTGAATTAATTACGGGAGAAGTTCGCAGGGTGCAGTTGGCTTCAGATTTGAAGAAAGAAACATCGGACAGCTTTACGGCTTCATTGGAGTACAACCACTCACACGAAGACCATCAAATCGTTGCGATGATTGAAGGATTCTACACTGCATTGCATAATCCGTTTGTATATACTTCAATTGGTAGAGAGAAAGATTTGGATATCAAAGAGAAACAAAACGGAGACAAAGCCACTGTAAAAGGTGTGAATTTGGAGTTCAAATACAGTCCTAATCCTAAATTTGCTTTCCAATTAGGAGCTACTTTCCAAAGTTCAAAATATGATAAAAAACAAGTAGTGGCGGAAGACGAACACGGAAATGTTATTGCCGAAACTGACAAACTTTTGCGTTCGCCAAATGCATACGGAAATTTAACAACAACGTACAAACCTCAAGATGAGTGGACTATCAACTTAACAACTGTTTTTACAGGTTCAATGGAAACATTGCACGAAGGCAGAAATGAGCTTTTAACTACGCCGAATATGTTTGATTTTGGGCTTAATACTTCTTACGAATTCAGATTTGATAATTTCTTCACAATGGAAGTAAGTGCTGGTATTAAAAACTTGTTCAATGATTACCAAAAAGATTTTGATAAAGGAATTGACCGCGACCCTACTTACATTTATGGACCTTCACTTCCGAGAACACTTTTTGCAGGTTTAAAAATTAGGATATAG
- a CDS encoding RagB/SusD family nutrient uptake outer membrane protein, which yields MRIINKLAIASLAVVMASGCSEDFLETAPSNAISEKIAENTTQGLNAILEGIHNMMYMYNFGQRFAYGQAAMNAQLDIMGDDMINTLSGYHMQQYRFTGSRDISSDNGINYKAWDYYYTVILHTNKILGNVDKTPDLTPSDKATILGEAHAFRAWAYHNLVQLFAKRYEKGEANNHLGVIIRTPDKLEEPLPRSTVAEVYNYIDSDMAAALSNLKNAPDKKRKNAIRYSTACGIAARIALTKSDWENAEKYADIAMAESGASLQKGMNLVSGFNNLNDTEWMWAYTQSVDQILGYGGFFSSYSYNFDDGWNDALRFSVNRDIYDLMGEKDVRRKWWVCLDRDDEIPADAFSIYFKGGTSKPNWETTGQSIKFKSRAAKDSRGDIFLMRLAEMYYIKAEAQARQGKYNEAQTTLNTIMVTRDVEYNTTVTGEKLIEEIMRNKRIDLWMEGQRFFDMKRLKEVHNRLNSKNIQQYLTGARKQTAISRNSGNIVENVPTSPDSKYWQFLIPYAELKGNPLIEQNEL from the coding sequence ATGAGAATAATAAATAAATTAGCCATAGCTTCTTTAGCAGTAGTAATGGCAAGTGGATGTTCTGAAGATTTTTTGGAGACAGCTCCCTCTAATGCCATAAGTGAAAAAATTGCAGAAAATACAACACAAGGGCTCAACGCAATCCTTGAAGGCATACATAATATGATGTATATGTACAACTTTGGACAAAGATTCGCATACGGGCAAGCAGCGATGAATGCACAATTGGATATAATGGGTGATGATATGATTAATACATTATCAGGATATCATATGCAGCAATATAGATTCACAGGAAGTAGAGATATCTCCTCTGATAATGGAATTAACTATAAAGCGTGGGATTATTATTACACTGTAATCCTTCATACTAATAAAATACTTGGCAATGTAGACAAAACACCTGACCTTACTCCTTCTGACAAGGCAACTATTTTAGGGGAAGCACACGCATTTCGTGCTTGGGCATATCACAATCTAGTTCAACTTTTTGCAAAACGATATGAAAAAGGTGAAGCTAACAACCATTTGGGAGTGATTATCCGTACTCCAGACAAACTTGAAGAGCCTTTGCCTCGTTCTACCGTAGCAGAAGTTTACAATTATATTGATTCAGATATGGCTGCTGCATTAAGTAATTTGAAAAACGCTCCGGACAAGAAAAGAAAAAATGCTATTCGTTACTCTACAGCTTGCGGAATTGCTGCTCGTATCGCACTAACCAAATCAGATTGGGAAAATGCTGAAAAATACGCTGATATAGCAATGGCTGAATCAGGAGCATCTTTGCAAAAGGGAATGAACTTGGTGAGTGGGTTTAATAATCTGAATGACACTGAATGGATGTGGGCATATACACAGTCCGTAGATCAAATTCTTGGCTATGGTGGATTCTTTTCATCATATTCGTACAATTTTGATGATGGATGGAACGATGCCCTTCGTTTTTCCGTAAATCGTGATATTTATGATTTGATGGGGGAAAAAGATGTACGTCGCAAATGGTGGGTGTGCTTAGACAGAGACGATGAAATTCCAGCAGATGCCTTTTCCATATACTTTAAAGGTGGCACTAGCAAACCAAATTGGGAAACCACAGGACAGTCAATCAAGTTCAAGTCAAGAGCAGCGAAAGACAGTCGTGGTGATATATTCTTGATGCGTTTGGCAGAAATGTATTACATAAAAGCCGAGGCACAAGCTCGCCAAGGGAAATACAATGAAGCACAAACTACGCTTAACACAATTATGGTAACTCGTGATGTAGAATACAATACAACTGTTACTGGTGAAAAACTCATTGAAGAGATAATGCGTAACAAGCGTATTGACCTCTGGATGGAAGGACAACGTTTCTTTGATATGAAACGCTTGAAAGAAGTTCATAACCGATTAAACTCAAAAAATATCCAACAGTATTTAACAGGCGCTAGGAAGCAAACGGCTATTTCTCGTAACTCAGGAAACATAGTAGAGAACGTTCCCACATCTCCTGATAGCAAATATTGGCAGTTTCTTATTCCTTATGCTGAACTTAAAGGAAATCCTCTTATTGAGCAAAATGAATTATAA